The Lonchura striata isolate bLonStr1 chromosome 5, bLonStr1.mat, whole genome shotgun sequence genome window below encodes:
- the SPIC gene encoding transcription factor Spi-C: MFLQSFPDHDVLGQAFEDALEVLQQHSDREMQCPPGYKNCLTVINHHHHLRASPSYCPAPSVEEQGYSWRNMINSTADFYADETVYHTLQNAPESQAMHAAPGQPKAGKGRKKLRLFEYLHETLYDPAMASCIQWVDKPNGVFQFVSKNKEKLAELWGERKGNRKIMTYQKMARALRNYGRTGEIIKIRRKLTYQFSAVVLKRLAPSYFLGKETIYHPYIQSNQEYQCTDDWTSYNNYMYNNGYALQHANS, encoded by the exons ATGTTCTTGCAGAGCTTTCCTGACCACGACGTGCTGGGCCAGGCTTTCGAAGATGCTCTagaagtgctgcagcagcactctGACAGAGAAATGCAGTGTCCACCAG GTTATAAAAACTGCCTAACTGTGATcaatcaccaccaccacctccgAGCAAGTCCCAGTTACTGTCCAGCACCATCTGTGGAGGAGCAAGGGTATAGCTGGAGAAACATGATT AACAGTACAGCGGATTTTTATGCAGATGAGACTGTCTACCATACACTGCAGAATGCTCCAGAAAGTCAAGCGATGcatgctgctcctggccagccaAAAGCAGGGAAAG GTAGAAAAAAGCTTCGACTATTTGAATACCTCCATGAGACTCTCTATGATCCAGCTATGGCAAGCTGCATCCAATGGGTGGATAAGCCAAATGGTGTCTTCCAGTTTGTCTCCAAAAACAAGGAGAAACTTGCAGAACTGTggggagaaagaaagggaaaccGCAAGATCATGACTTACCAGAAAATGGCCAGAGCACTGAGGAATTATGGAAGAACAGGTGAAATCATTAAGATCCGTAGGAAGCTGACGTACCAGTTCAGTGCTGTTGTTTTAAAGAGACTTGCTCCATCTTATTTCTtgggaaaagaaacaatttaTCATCCCTACATTCAGTCTAATCAAGAATATCAGTGTACAGATGACTGGACCAGTTACAATAATTACATGTACAACAATGGTTATGCATTACAGCATGCTAACAGCTAG